Proteins from a single region of Stappia sp. ES.058:
- a CDS encoding MFS transporter has translation MTSSPARDSAVKDGPNVPLIIICGCLIALIGFGPRSSLGLFLAPMTEARDWSREVFSLALAIQNLMWGAGQPIAGMIADRYGTARTVTFGALLYIAGLAMMSFVESPMLLHLSAGVMIGLGVAFSSFTLVLAAFGRAVTPAKRSIAFGVGTAAGSFGQFLFAPLGQALIDGFGWHQALLVLAGIVAMVPFLSIALKGKPAALPAHAGEKDQRLGEALAEAFGTRGFLLLTFGFFVCGFHVAFITVHLPPYIVDLGLDPSWGAIAIALIGFCNVFGALAAGYIGGRYSKPHFLSLIYLGRAAAITIFLMVPATPLTVLVFAATMGFLWLSTVPPTSGLVAVMFGPRYMATLFGFVFFSHQIGAFLGVWLGGRIYDQTGSYDPIWWMGIALGIFAALVHWPIREEPVARLAGTPAE, from the coding sequence ATGACCTCCTCACCCGCCCGCGACTCCGCCGTCAAGGACGGGCCCAACGTCCCGCTGATCATCATTTGCGGCTGTCTGATAGCGCTGATCGGGTTTGGTCCACGGTCCTCGCTCGGCCTGTTTCTCGCACCGATGACGGAGGCGCGAGACTGGTCGCGCGAGGTGTTCTCACTCGCACTCGCCATCCAGAACCTGATGTGGGGCGCGGGTCAGCCGATCGCCGGAATGATCGCCGACCGCTATGGCACCGCGCGCACGGTGACGTTCGGCGCGCTGCTCTACATCGCCGGTCTGGCAATGATGTCCTTCGTGGAATCGCCGATGCTGCTGCATCTCTCCGCCGGCGTGATGATCGGGCTCGGCGTCGCGTTCTCGTCGTTCACGCTGGTGCTTGCCGCCTTCGGGCGCGCCGTCACGCCGGCCAAACGCTCCATCGCCTTCGGCGTCGGCACGGCCGCCGGCTCCTTCGGCCAGTTTCTCTTCGCCCCGCTCGGACAGGCGCTGATCGACGGCTTCGGCTGGCATCAGGCCCTCCTGGTTCTTGCGGGCATCGTCGCGATGGTTCCCTTTCTCTCCATCGCGCTGAAGGGGAAACCCGCCGCCCTGCCGGCCCATGCGGGCGAAAAGGATCAACGCCTCGGCGAAGCGCTCGCCGAGGCCTTCGGCACGCGTGGTTTCCTGCTGCTCACCTTCGGCTTTTTCGTCTGCGGCTTTCACGTCGCCTTCATCACGGTGCATCTGCCGCCCTATATCGTCGACCTCGGTCTCGATCCGAGCTGGGGGGCGATCGCCATTGCGCTGATCGGCTTTTGCAACGTCTTCGGCGCCCTGGCGGCAGGCTACATCGGCGGACGCTATTCCAAACCGCATTTCCTGTCGCTGATCTATCTGGGCCGCGCCGCCGCCATCACCATCTTCCTGATGGTGCCCGCGACCCCGCTCACCGTGCTGGTCTTCGCTGCAACCATGGGCTTCCTGTGGCTGTCCACCGTGCCACCGACGTCGGGTCTGGTCGCGGTGATGTTCGGCCCGCGCTACATGGCGACGCTGTTCGGCTTCGTGTTCTTTTCCCACCAGATCGGCGCGTTTCTGGGCGTCTGGCTCGGCGGGCGGATCTACGACCAGACCGGCTCCTACGACCCGATCTGGTGGATGGGCATCGCGCTCGGCATTTTCGCGGCGCTGGTGCACTGGCCGATCCGGGAAGAGCCGGTGGCACGGCTCGCCGGCACGCCGGCGGAGTGA
- the nadC gene encoding carboxylating nicotinate-nucleotide diphosphorylase, protein MSAAAYRPVLPALMVEDAVRAALLEDWGRAGDITAQATLAPDTRARAVIAARQPGVLAGLDLAATAFRFADPSISIETLLDDGARLAPGDVAMRIDGPARGVLSAERVALNFLGHLSGVASATARFADLVAHTRARIVCTRKTTPGLRAFEKYAVRCGGGANHRFGLDDAILIKDNHIAVAGGVRAAIEAARAFAGHLVKVEVEVDTLAQLEEALAARPDVVMLDNMAPDALCKAVAIANGSVTLEASGGVNLDSVAAIAETGVDLISVGWITHSAPVLDLGLDIDIG, encoded by the coding sequence ATGAGTGCCGCAGCCTATCGCCCCGTCCTGCCGGCACTGATGGTCGAGGATGCCGTACGGGCCGCCCTTCTGGAAGACTGGGGCCGCGCCGGCGACATCACCGCCCAGGCAACGCTTGCGCCCGACACGCGCGCCCGCGCCGTCATCGCCGCACGGCAACCCGGCGTGCTTGCCGGTCTCGACCTTGCCGCGACCGCTTTCCGGTTTGCCGATCCTTCGATTTCAATCGAGACGTTGCTGGACGATGGCGCAAGGCTAGCGCCGGGCGATGTCGCGATGCGCATCGACGGGCCGGCGCGCGGGGTTCTCTCGGCGGAGCGTGTGGCGCTGAATTTTCTGGGGCATCTCTCGGGCGTCGCGAGTGCGACGGCGCGCTTCGCCGATCTGGTCGCGCACACCAGGGCCCGCATTGTCTGCACCCGCAAGACCACGCCCGGCCTCAGGGCTTTCGAGAAATACGCCGTGCGCTGCGGTGGCGGCGCGAACCATCGCTTCGGTCTCGACGATGCGATCCTGATCAAGGACAACCACATCGCGGTTGCCGGCGGTGTGCGTGCGGCGATTGAGGCCGCGCGTGCCTTCGCCGGTCATCTGGTCAAGGTCGAGGTGGAGGTCGACACGCTGGCGCAGCTGGAGGAGGCACTTGCCGCGCGCCCCGACGTGGTGATGCTCGACAACATGGCGCCCGACGCCCTGTGCAAGGCGGTCGCGATTGCCAATGGGTCCGTGACGCTTGAAGCCTCCGGCGGCGTCAATCTCGACAGTGTCGCGGCCATCGCCGAGACCGGCGTCGACCTGATCTCGGTCGGCTGGATCACCCATTCCGCGCCGGTGCTCGATCTCGGGCTCGACATAGACATCGGCTGA
- a CDS encoding L-aspartate oxidase, whose protein sequence is MTSARNVTTHIDDVVILGGGLTGLFCALKLAPRPVTILSASPIGEGASSAWAQGGIAAAVSDEDSAASHAADTIAVGGGLCEENIVRLMTEEAGERIRDLLGYGVPFDTDLEGRLQLSREAAHSVNRIVRVRGDMAGRAIMDALVAAVRKTPSIRVVEGYLGEELLHEGRLVTGVLARRRGDRERLAFPAHAVVLASGGIGHLFAVTTNPPEANGQGLAMAARAGAVIADAEFVQFHPTALNVGLDPAPLASEALRGEGAILINSAGERFMEAVDPLKELAARDVVARAVFRENAAGRGAFLDCRAAIGAAFAEKFPTVYAACQKAGIDPVTQPLPVAPAEHYHMGGVLTDANGRTSLDNLWAAGEVASTGAHGANRLASNSLLETVVFAARIAEDLQNQMPNPRSAHWPGMDDRIQEPTRRNEVERSAITILREAMSAGVGVQRDADGLMATLAVTDALEARCARRSILNMMTAGKVVAAAALMRSESRGGHWRSDHPAADPAQAQRSFVTMKQVDEVVRAASDSDIGRKAVAAHGLDQPITGDDA, encoded by the coding sequence ATGACGTCAGCCCGCAACGTGACCACGCACATCGATGATGTTGTCATTCTCGGAGGCGGGCTGACCGGCCTGTTCTGCGCGCTGAAGCTCGCGCCGCGCCCGGTCACGATCCTCTCCGCCTCGCCGATTGGCGAGGGCGCGTCCTCCGCCTGGGCGCAAGGCGGCATCGCCGCCGCCGTTTCCGATGAGGACAGCGCCGCCTCCCATGCCGCCGACACCATCGCGGTGGGCGGGGGGCTGTGCGAGGAAAACATCGTCCGGCTGATGACGGAAGAAGCGGGCGAGCGCATCCGCGACCTGCTCGGCTACGGCGTGCCCTTCGACACCGATCTGGAGGGCCGCTTGCAGCTGTCGCGGGAGGCGGCGCATTCGGTCAATCGCATCGTGCGCGTGCGCGGCGACATGGCGGGACGGGCGATCATGGATGCGCTGGTCGCCGCCGTGCGCAAGACCCCGTCGATCCGCGTCGTGGAAGGCTATCTTGGCGAGGAGCTGCTGCACGAGGGACGGCTGGTCACCGGGGTTCTGGCCCGGCGCCGGGGCGACCGCGAGCGTCTTGCCTTTCCCGCCCATGCCGTGGTTCTCGCCTCCGGCGGCATCGGCCATCTCTTTGCCGTCACCACAAATCCGCCCGAGGCGAACGGTCAGGGCCTGGCGATGGCCGCCCGCGCGGGCGCCGTGATCGCAGATGCGGAATTCGTGCAGTTTCACCCCACCGCGCTCAATGTCGGCCTCGATCCGGCGCCGCTTGCCTCCGAGGCCCTGCGCGGAGAAGGAGCGATATTGATCAACAGTGCCGGCGAGCGTTTTATGGAAGCTGTCGATCCGCTGAAGGAACTGGCCGCGCGCGATGTTGTCGCACGGGCCGTTTTTCGCGAAAACGCGGCCGGGCGCGGTGCGTTTCTCGATTGCCGCGCGGCCATCGGCGCCGCGTTTGCCGAAAAATTCCCGACCGTTTACGCCGCGTGCCAGAAGGCCGGTATTGATCCGGTCACCCAGCCGCTGCCGGTCGCGCCGGCGGAGCATTATCACATGGGGGGCGTGCTCACCGACGCCAACGGCCGGACTTCGCTCGACAATCTCTGGGCGGCCGGCGAGGTCGCCTCGACCGGCGCGCATGGCGCAAACCGGCTGGCCTCCAACTCGCTGCTGGAGACGGTGGTCTTCGCCGCGCGCATCGCCGAGGACCTTCAGAACCAGATGCCCAACCCGCGCAGCGCCCATTGGCCCGGCATGGATGACCGCATCCAGGAGCCGACCCGTCGCAACGAGGTCGAGCGTTCCGCAATCACCATTCTTCGCGAGGCCATGTCGGCGGGCGTCGGCGTTCAGCGCGATGCGGACGGGCTGATGGCGACGCTGGCCGTGACCGACGCGCTTGAGGCGCGCTGCGCGCGCCGCTCGATCCTCAACATGATGACCGCCGGCAAGGTCGTTGCCGCTGCCGCCCTGATGCGCAGCGAGAGCCGGGGCGGGCACTGGCGCTCCGACCATCCGGCCGCCGATCCGGCACAGGCACAGCGCTCCTTCGTGACGATGAAGCAGGTAGACGAGGTTGTGCGGGCCGCCTCGGACAGCGATATCGGCCGCAAGGCCGTAGCAGCGCACGGGCTGGACCAGCCGATCACCGGAGACGACGCATGA
- the nadA gene encoding quinolinate synthase NadA: MTTTVISTVGGAETRRPAREKASGFPEVARPPLAYTPEIAAETAPIYEKVKDFIPEIEWPVLAPVIHAINVLKKERNAVILAHNYMTPEIFHGVADIVGDSLQLAKEAAKTDADVIVQCGVHFMAETAKILSPEKTVLIPDMNAGCSLAESITAADVRGLREKHPGVPIVTYVNTSADVKAECDICCTSANAVQVVESLGAPKVLLIPDQYLAANVARQTDVEILTWAGACEVHERFTAAELREYREIEPAVKIIAHPECPPEVVDEADFTGSTAGMINWVKTNRPEKVMLVTECSMADNIASETPGVSYVRPCNLCPHMKRITLSKILDALVEMRDEVTVDPQIAARARQAVERMIHLKS; encoded by the coding sequence ATGACCACCACTGTAATCTCCACCGTCGGAGGCGCCGAAACCCGTCGCCCCGCACGCGAAAAGGCATCCGGCTTTCCGGAGGTGGCGCGCCCGCCCCTTGCCTATACCCCTGAGATCGCCGCGGAAACCGCTCCGATCTACGAGAAGGTGAAGGATTTCATCCCGGAGATCGAGTGGCCGGTGCTGGCACCGGTGATCCATGCGATCAACGTGCTCAAGAAGGAGCGCAACGCGGTCATTCTGGCGCACAACTACATGACGCCGGAGATTTTCCATGGCGTGGCCGACATCGTCGGCGACAGCCTGCAGCTCGCCAAGGAAGCGGCCAAGACCGATGCGGATGTGATCGTCCAGTGCGGCGTGCACTTCATGGCCGAGACCGCAAAGATCCTCAGCCCGGAAAAGACCGTGCTGATTCCCGACATGAACGCCGGCTGCTCGCTCGCGGAATCGATCACCGCCGCCGACGTGCGGGGCCTGCGCGAAAAGCACCCCGGCGTGCCGATCGTCACCTATGTGAACACCTCCGCCGACGTGAAGGCCGAATGCGACATCTGCTGCACCTCGGCCAATGCCGTGCAGGTGGTGGAAAGCCTGGGCGCGCCGAAGGTGCTGCTCATTCCCGACCAGTATCTGGCGGCCAATGTGGCGCGCCAGACGGATGTCGAGATCCTGACCTGGGCCGGCGCCTGCGAGGTGCATGAGCGCTTCACCGCCGCCGAACTGCGCGAATATCGCGAGATCGAGCCGGCGGTGAAGATCATCGCCCATCCCGAGTGCCCGCCCGAGGTGGTCGACGAGGCCGACTTCACCGGCTCGACCGCCGGGATGATCAACTGGGTGAAGACCAACCGGCCGGAAAAGGTGATGCTGGTTACCGAGTGCTCGATGGCCGACAACATCGCCTCCGAGACGCCGGGGGTGAGCTATGTGCGTCCGTGCAACCTGTGCCCGCACATGAAACGCATCACCTTGTCGAAGATCCTCGACGCGCTGGTGGAAATGCGCGATGAAGTCACGGTCGATCCTCAGATTGCCGCCCGCGCCCGCCAGGCGGTCGAGCGGATGATCCACCTGAAGAGCTGA
- the glyS gene encoding glycine--tRNA ligase subunit beta has translation MPDLLLELFSEEIPARMQRRAADNLKSLVTNALVDAGLTYEGAKAFVTPRRLALHVAGLPAASRATREERKGPRVGAPEKALEGFLRGAGLASIDEAEIASDPKKGDFYVAVIEKPGRTTPEIVADAMPGIIRNFPWPKSMRWGSGSLRWVRPLHSIVATFGPETEEPEVIPFEIDGIASSKFTRGHRFLAPEPFEVRRLEDYADKLEKAKVVLDADRRKDIIAHDARNRAMALGLELVEDEGLLEEVAGLVEWPVVLTGSFDETFLKLPDEVIRLTIRANQKCFVLKDPATGALSNRFVAVSNIEAADGGATIIAGNEKVIRARLSDAWFFWETDLKASLESRLPKLDNVVFHEKLGTQGARIARLEALAREIAPLVGADVEKAARAARLAKADLPTQMVYEFPELQGQIGRTYAELQGEDASVATAIEDHYKPQGPSDDVPGDPVAIAVALADKLDLLTGFWTIDEKPTGSKDPYALRRAALGVIRIVLENGLRLGLKSRIMLAETRILREISTDHALEQAVDAAMATKGLDLGSKVDDRIAEEIHKKNLPDQAKSEGLALDLLAFFGDRLKVHLKDEGARHDLIDAVFALEGQDDLLMVVKRVEALGAFLATEDGANLLAGAKRAANILRAEEKKDGTAIEGWPHADHLAEQAEIDLAAAIDTARAALRDALKDEDFAAAMTALAALRAPVDRFFDDIHVNADDPELRLNRLRLLAEIREATREVADFSKIAG, from the coding sequence ATGCCCGATCTTCTCCTGGAGCTGTTCAGCGAGGAAATTCCCGCCCGCATGCAACGGCGCGCGGCGGATAACCTCAAGTCGCTGGTCACCAACGCGCTGGTGGATGCGGGTCTCACCTACGAGGGGGCGAAGGCCTTCGTCACGCCGCGCCGGCTGGCGCTGCATGTCGCCGGGCTTCCCGCCGCCTCCAGGGCAACGCGCGAAGAGCGAAAAGGCCCGCGCGTCGGCGCGCCGGAAAAGGCGCTCGAAGGCTTTTTGCGCGGCGCCGGCCTTGCCTCCATCGACGAGGCCGAGATCGCCAGCGATCCGAAGAAGGGCGATTTCTACGTCGCCGTGATCGAAAAGCCGGGCCGCACGACGCCGGAAATCGTCGCCGATGCGATGCCCGGCATCATCCGCAACTTCCCCTGGCCGAAATCCATGCGCTGGGGCTCAGGCTCGCTGCGCTGGGTGCGCCCGCTGCATTCCATCGTCGCGACCTTCGGACCCGAGACCGAGGAGCCGGAGGTGATCCCCTTCGAGATCGACGGCATCGCGTCCTCGAAGTTCACGCGCGGCCACCGCTTTCTCGCGCCGGAACCGTTCGAGGTGCGCCGGCTGGAGGATTACGCCGACAAGCTGGAAAAGGCGAAGGTCGTGCTCGACGCCGACCGCCGCAAGGACATCATCGCCCATGACGCGCGCAACCGCGCGATGGCGCTGGGTCTCGAACTGGTCGAGGACGAGGGGCTTCTGGAAGAGGTCGCCGGCCTGGTCGAATGGCCGGTGGTGCTGACGGGCAGCTTCGACGAGACCTTCCTCAAGCTTCCCGACGAGGTCATTCGCCTGACCATCCGCGCCAACCAGAAGTGCTTCGTCCTCAAGGACCCGGCAACGGGCGCGCTCTCCAACCGTTTCGTCGCGGTCTCCAACATCGAGGCCGCCGACGGCGGCGCGACGATCATCGCCGGCAACGAGAAGGTGATCCGCGCAAGGCTGTCGGATGCCTGGTTCTTCTGGGAAACCGACCTGAAAGCCTCGCTCGAAAGCCGCCTGCCGAAGCTCGACAACGTGGTCTTCCACGAAAAGCTCGGCACGCAGGGCGCGCGCATCGCACGGCTCGAGGCCCTGGCGCGCGAGATCGCGCCGCTTGTCGGGGCGGATGTGGAGAAGGCGGCACGCGCGGCACGCCTTGCCAAGGCCGACCTGCCGACGCAGATGGTCTACGAGTTCCCAGAGCTTCAGGGCCAGATCGGGCGCACCTACGCCGAGCTGCAGGGCGAGGACGCCTCGGTCGCAACGGCCATCGAGGATCACTACAAGCCGCAAGGTCCGTCCGACGACGTGCCGGGCGATCCGGTCGCCATTGCGGTCGCGCTCGCCGACAAGCTGGATCTCCTGACCGGTTTCTGGACCATCGACGAAAAGCCGACCGGCTCCAAGGACCCTTACGCGCTGCGCCGTGCCGCGCTCGGCGTGATCCGGATCGTGCTGGAGAACGGGCTGCGTTTGGGGCTGAAATCGCGGATCATGTTGGCCGAGACCCGCATTCTGCGCGAAATTTCAACGGACCATGCCCTGGAGCAGGCCGTCGATGCAGCAATGGCAACGAAGGGGTTGGACCTGGGGTCTAAGGTCGATGACCGGATCGCGGAAGAAATTCACAAGAAGAACCTGCCGGATCAAGCGAAATCAGAAGGCCTTGCCCTCGATCTCCTCGCCTTCTTCGGCGACCGGCTGAAGGTCCATCTGAAGGATGAGGGCGCGCGCCACGACCTGATCGACGCGGTCTTTGCGCTCGAAGGTCAGGACGACCTGCTGATGGTGGTCAAGCGCGTCGAGGCGCTGGGCGCGTTCCTGGCGACCGAGGACGGCGCGAACCTGCTTGCCGGCGCCAAGCGCGCGGCCAACATCCTGCGTGCGGAGGAAAAGAAGGACGGCACGGCCATCGAAGGCTGGCCCCATGCCGACCATCTGGCGGAGCAGGCGGAAATCGATCTGGCGGCCGCCATCGATACGGCGCGTGCGGCACTGCGCGATGCGCTCAAGGACGAGGATTTTGCCGCCGCGATGACGGCACTGGCGGCGCTTCGCGCGCCGGTCGACCGGTTCTTCGACGACATCCACGTCAATGCCGACGATCCCGAGCTGCGGCTCAACCGCCTGCGTCTGCTCGCCGAAATCCGCGAGGCGACGCGTGAAGTGGCCGACTTCTCGAAGATCGCGGGGTGA
- a CDS encoding DUF2207 domain-containing protein, which produces MPLVMKMRHAMAVIGLAFCLIAVSGGAGNAQERIHAFNATIEIAADGTLTVTETIRVRAEGDQIRRGIFRDIPLAIDTPNGRILAGFDLLSVTRDGEPDGYRVNRGGGGVRIYIGREEVFLTPGDYTYKLVYETTRQIRFFEGYDEVFWNVTGNEWIFPIDTASARVVLPDGAVAQQWTAYTGFFGEQGSDVTARTEDAGNSVVFSTTRPLAAGEGLSVVVAMEKGVVAPPTEAEQRGYFLQDNMATILGGGGVLLVLVYYFGAWWLVGRDPPRGVVFPRFEAPEGVSPALAAYIHDKGFGDGGWKALSAACLNLAVHGRMKMEDFADDLTLSRPEQEVGKLEGLPKGEAAIARWFDARNSSLTLSKANGTSVVSLGKSFRGAIEGENRGQFFKENRLYLIPGIGLSVVTIIALVVFGNLSQTEIGALFPSMMAGFVISIFSVRIAKSMSRARGIVARVGLAIAIFTLVMALGIAGFAVISINGEIPYPVMIAAGLFSINALFFFLIGAPTAVGRTRLDEIEGLNMYLSVAEKDRMNMAGAPEMSPRHFETLLPYAVALNVEKPWSKAFEAWLTTAAGAAVAASYSPTWYSGRHFDSRHVSSTLGKTVSAMSGGFSSSVPAPKSSSSGFSGGGSSGGGGGGGGGGGW; this is translated from the coding sequence ATGCCGCTTGTCATGAAAATGCGCCACGCGATGGCCGTGATCGGTCTCGCGTTTTGCCTGATCGCCGTCTCGGGCGGTGCGGGCAATGCGCAAGAGCGCATTCACGCCTTCAATGCGACCATCGAGATCGCCGCCGACGGCACCTTGACGGTCACCGAGACCATCCGCGTTCGCGCGGAAGGCGACCAGATCCGCCGGGGCATCTTCCGCGACATCCCGCTCGCCATCGACACCCCCAACGGGCGCATCCTGGCCGGTTTCGACCTCCTGTCGGTGACCCGCGACGGAGAGCCCGACGGCTACCGGGTCAATCGCGGCGGCGGCGGTGTCAGGATCTACATCGGCCGGGAAGAGGTCTTCCTGACGCCGGGCGACTACACCTACAAGCTCGTCTACGAGACGACCCGCCAGATCCGCTTCTTCGAGGGCTATGACGAGGTTTTCTGGAACGTCACCGGCAACGAATGGATCTTCCCGATCGACACCGCGAGCGCGCGCGTCGTGCTGCCGGACGGTGCGGTGGCGCAGCAATGGACGGCCTATACCGGCTTCTTCGGCGAGCAGGGCAGCGATGTGACCGCCCGCACGGAAGACGCCGGCAACAGCGTCGTGTTTTCCACCACGCGGCCCCTTGCGGCCGGCGAGGGCCTGAGCGTCGTCGTTGCCATGGAAAAGGGCGTCGTCGCGCCGCCGACGGAGGCAGAGCAACGCGGCTACTTCCTGCAGGACAACATGGCCACCATCCTGGGCGGTGGCGGTGTTCTGCTGGTGCTCGTCTACTACTTCGGCGCGTGGTGGCTCGTCGGACGCGATCCGCCCAGGGGCGTCGTCTTTCCCCGGTTCGAGGCGCCTGAGGGCGTGTCGCCGGCGCTGGCCGCCTATATTCACGACAAGGGGTTCGGCGACGGCGGCTGGAAGGCGCTGTCGGCTGCCTGTCTCAATCTCGCGGTTCACGGCCGGATGAAGATGGAGGATTTCGCCGACGATCTGACACTGAGCCGCCCGGAGCAGGAGGTGGGCAAACTAGAGGGTCTGCCGAAGGGCGAGGCGGCCATCGCGCGCTGGTTCGACGCGCGCAACTCGAGCCTTACGCTCAGCAAGGCGAACGGAACCTCGGTGGTGTCTCTCGGCAAGAGTTTTCGCGGCGCCATCGAAGGGGAAAACCGGGGACAGTTCTTCAAGGAAAACCGTCTTTACCTCATTCCCGGGATCGGCCTGAGCGTGGTGACGATCATCGCCCTCGTTGTGTTCGGCAATCTCTCCCAGACTGAGATCGGCGCCCTGTTTCCCTCGATGATGGCGGGGTTCGTGATTTCCATCTTCAGTGTGCGCATCGCCAAGAGCATGAGCCGCGCACGCGGCATCGTCGCGCGGGTGGGACTTGCGATTGCGATCTTTACCCTTGTCATGGCACTCGGGATTGCGGGCTTCGCCGTCATCTCGATCAACGGCGAGATCCCCTATCCGGTGATGATCGCGGCCGGGCTTTTCTCGATAAATGCTCTTTTCTTCTTCCTCATCGGCGCGCCGACGGCGGTCGGGCGCACCCGGCTCGACGAGATCGAGGGGCTGAACATGTATCTTTCGGTTGCGGAAAAAGATCGCATGAACATGGCCGGCGCGCCGGAGATGAGCCCGCGTCACTTCGAGACGCTTCTGCCCTATGCGGTTGCGCTCAATGTCGAAAAGCCCTGGTCGAAAGCCTTCGAGGCCTGGTTGACGACGGCGGCGGGCGCTGCGGTTGCCGCCAGCTATTCGCCGACCTGGTACAGCGGCCGCCACTTCGATTCCCGCCATGTGTCGAGCACGCTCGGCAAAACCGTCAGCGCGATGTCAGGCGGATTTTCCTCATCGGTTCCGGCGCCGAAATCCTCGTCCTCCGGGTTTTCCGGCGGCGGGTCGTCCGGCGGCGGCGGCGGAGGCGGCGGGGGCGGCGGCTGGTAG
- the hyi gene encoding hydroxypyruvate isomerase translates to MPKFAANLSMLFTEIDFLDRFDAAADAGFAGVEFLFPYAHDMGELQERLQRRGLTQVLHNLPPGDWGAGERGIAALPERVEEFRDSVETALRFASVLGCRQLNCLAGIAPEGADPQELRDTLVKNLRYAATRLEEVGIRLLVEPINTRDIPGFFLSTSAQALEILDSVGSSNLALQYDIYHMQVMEGDIAHRLQEILPRIAHIQIADPPGRHEPGTGELNYPFLFDHLDRIGYDGWVSAEYRPKTTTREGLGWLAEAVARRS, encoded by the coding sequence ATGCCGAAGTTTGCCGCAAACCTGAGCATGCTCTTCACGGAGATCGATTTTCTCGACCGGTTCGATGCCGCGGCGGATGCCGGGTTCGCCGGTGTCGAGTTTCTGTTTCCCTACGCACATGATATGGGCGAGTTGCAGGAGAGACTGCAGCGCCGGGGCCTCACACAGGTCCTGCACAACCTGCCGCCGGGCGATTGGGGTGCGGGCGAGCGCGGTATTGCAGCGCTGCCGGAGCGGGTGGAAGAGTTCCGCGACAGCGTCGAGACGGCGCTCCGGTTTGCAAGTGTGCTTGGCTGCCGCCAGCTCAATTGTCTGGCCGGGATCGCGCCGGAGGGCGCCGATCCGCAAGAACTGCGCGATACGCTGGTCAAGAACCTGAGATATGCGGCGACGCGCCTGGAGGAGGTTGGCATCCGCCTGCTTGTCGAGCCGATCAACACGCGCGACATCCCGGGGTTTTTCCTGTCGACGTCGGCGCAGGCTCTGGAGATCCTCGACTCCGTCGGCTCCTCCAATCTTGCTCTGCAATACGACATCTACCACATGCAGGTGATGGAGGGGGACATCGCCCACCGGCTTCAGGAGATCCTGCCGCGCATCGCCCATATTCAGATCGCCGATCCGCCGGGGCGCCACGAGCCGGGCACGGGCGAGCTCAACTATCCCTTCCTGTTCGATCATCTGGATCGCATCGGCTACGATGGTTGGGTCAGTGCTGAGTATCGACCGAAGACCACGACGCGCGAGGGCCTTGGCTGGCTGGCAGAGGCGGTCGCCCGCCGGTCCTGA